The following coding sequences are from one Microcoleus sp. AS-A8 window:
- a CDS encoding BtpA/SgcQ family protein, which translates to MDLLQIFKTPNPIIGVVHLLPLPTSPRWGGSLKAVIDRAEQEVTALASGGVDGVIVENFFDAPFTKNQVDPAVVSAMTLIVQQLMNLVTLPVGINVLRNDAHSALAIATCVPCQFIRVNVLTGVMATDQGFIEGQAHQLLRYRRELGSDVKILADVLVKHARPLGSPNLTTAVQETIERGLADGVILSGWATGSPPSLEDLELASAAANGTPVFIGSGANWENISTLMQAADGVIVSSSLKRRGRIEQPIDPIRVSQFVEAARCSVAAKIEPQPMASVKLHS; encoded by the coding sequence GTGGACTTACTTCAAATTTTCAAGACACCGAATCCAATTATTGGTGTGGTTCATCTACTGCCGCTCCCCACATCGCCCCGCTGGGGAGGGAGCTTGAAGGCGGTCATTGATCGCGCAGAGCAGGAGGTGACAGCACTGGCTTCTGGGGGAGTCGATGGCGTAATCGTCGAGAACTTTTTTGACGCCCCATTTACGAAAAACCAGGTCGATCCCGCTGTGGTTAGTGCCATGACGCTGATTGTGCAGCAACTGATGAATCTGGTGACGCTGCCAGTGGGGATCAATGTATTACGGAACGATGCCCACAGTGCTTTAGCGATCGCCACCTGCGTCCCTTGCCAATTTATTCGGGTTAATGTCCTCACCGGGGTCATGGCAACAGACCAAGGATTCATTGAAGGACAGGCTCATCAATTGCTCCGCTACCGCCGGGAACTGGGCAGTGATGTCAAAATTTTGGCAGATGTTTTGGTCAAACATGCGCGGCCTTTGGGTTCCCCCAATCTCACAACAGCGGTGCAGGAGACGATCGAACGCGGGTTAGCCGATGGCGTGATTCTTTCAGGTTGGGCGACGGGTAGCCCTCCGTCTTTAGAAGACTTGGAATTGGCCTCTGCTGCCGCTAACGGTACACCCGTTTTTATTGGTAGTGGAGCGAACTGGGAAAACATCTCCACCCTGATGCAAGCGGCTGACGGCGTGATTGTTTCCAGTTCTCTGAAGCGGCGGGGGCGGATTGAGCAACCTATTGACCCGATTCGCGTCAGTCAATTTGTGGAAGCGGCGCGATGCAGCGTTGCGGCAAAAATCGAACCACAACCCATGGCTTCCGTCAAGCTACATTCGTAA
- a CDS encoding CHASE2 domain-containing protein, translated as MLKASLGRRLKQWFHGERPVLKASVGVTGAIILLRLMGLLQSSELAAFDQLFTLRVKEPIDPRIVIVEIREQDLQEAGQWPISDRLMAQLLMKLNSYQPRTIGLDIYRDLPVEPGHEEFIKASKTIPNLIGIEKLPGKTSFGTSLGVAPPRVLNQRQQIGFNNVVVDNDGKLRRSLFYWHVAGQARQSFALKLALIYLEAEGIMPKAAKVNPNYLQLGGRVFPAFQGNDGGYARTDSQGYQVLVNFRHPGSFHTLSMADVLENRVDPSWMRDRIVLIGSTAPSLQDFFYVPYSNSLIGSAQPMSGVEINANFISQILSSVLEERPLIKVWSNPLELLWIFSWTFLGAELIWHMRWRSRFAQGHQFRRSQRTLPRRASVRLLLASMALGGICYLAFWAGWWLPFVPAVLGLIGSAVLITNHLAHIQEELKRSKEFLQTVINTIPDPVFVKDKEHRWIILNHAYCKFIGYPLETLMEKSDYDIFPQHEAEIFWTQDELVFQTSQPQESEGKFTDAFGITHLISTKKSLHKDAAGNLFLVGIIRDITERKRAEEALRQTAEDLTRSNQELKLSEDRLRYLAYHDPLTGLANRKQFHERLSQSLTWAQSNNQLVALMFIDLDGFKQVNDTLGHDIGDQLLKIVAQRLTHTVRSSDIVSRLGGDEFTVILSNIAKVEYAAQIAEKILENLSQVFVLDGQNVFVTGSIGISIYPHDGEEEETLIKSADSAMYRSKQLGRNQYQFAHSL; from the coding sequence ATGTTAAAAGCAAGTCTAGGTCGAAGGCTAAAGCAGTGGTTTCACGGCGAACGTCCAGTTTTAAAAGCCTCTGTTGGCGTCACAGGCGCTATCATTCTTCTTCGTCTCATGGGGTTACTACAGTCATCAGAGCTTGCCGCTTTCGACCAACTGTTCACCCTGCGTGTAAAAGAACCCATCGATCCTCGGATTGTAATTGTTGAAATTAGGGAACAAGACCTACAGGAGGCAGGACAATGGCCGATTTCCGACCGCTTAATGGCTCAACTGTTGATGAAATTAAACAGTTATCAACCCCGCACAATTGGTTTAGATATTTATCGCGATTTACCGGTTGAACCGGGTCATGAGGAATTTATCAAAGCTAGTAAAACTATTCCCAATTTGATTGGGATTGAGAAACTTCCAGGTAAAACAAGCTTTGGCACGAGTTTGGGTGTTGCCCCCCCAAGGGTGTTAAATCAACGTCAACAGATTGGGTTCAATAATGTTGTAGTAGACAACGATGGCAAATTACGTCGAAGTTTATTTTATTGGCATGTGGCTGGCCAAGCCCGCCAAAGTTTTGCGCTCAAGCTGGCTTTGATTTATCTAGAGGCAGAAGGCATTATGCCCAAAGCAGCCAAGGTTAATCCTAACTATTTGCAACTGGGTGGGAGGGTATTTCCTGCCTTCCAAGGCAATGACGGGGGTTATGCACGAACGGATAGTCAAGGGTATCAAGTTTTAGTTAACTTTCGACACCCCGGTAGCTTTCACACCCTTTCTATGGCAGATGTGCTGGAAAACCGAGTTGATCCCAGTTGGATGCGCGATCGCATTGTTTTGATTGGTTCAACCGCACCGAGTTTACAAGATTTCTTTTACGTCCCCTATAGCAATAGTTTGATCGGTTCAGCACAACCGATGTCTGGGGTTGAAATCAACGCTAATTTTATCAGTCAAATCCTGAGTAGCGTCCTTGAGGAACGACCCTTAATCAAGGTTTGGTCGAATCCATTGGAACTCTTATGGATTTTCAGTTGGACGTTTTTGGGTGCTGAACTGATTTGGCATATGCGCTGGCGAAGTCGCTTCGCTCAGGGGCATCAGTTCCGACGAAGCCAAAGAACATTACCTCGACGTGCCTCTGTGCGTCTCCTCCTAGCCAGTATGGCGCTGGGTGGCATCTGTTACCTAGCTTTTTGGGCGGGTTGGTGGTTGCCATTCGTCCCTGCTGTGCTTGGACTCATCGGTTCGGCGGTGTTGATTACCAACCATTTGGCTCATATTCAGGAAGAATTAAAGCGCTCCAAAGAATTTTTGCAGACTGTTATTAATACTATTCCTGACCCCGTTTTTGTTAAAGATAAAGAGCATCGCTGGATTATTTTGAATCATGCGTATTGTAAGTTCATCGGCTATCCTTTGGAAACTTTAATGGAAAAGTCAGACTATGATATTTTTCCCCAGCATGAAGCAGAAATTTTCTGGACTCAAGATGAACTTGTCTTTCAAACCAGTCAACCCCAGGAATCTGAAGGAAAATTTACGGATGCCTTTGGCATAACTCATCTAATTTCTACCAAAAAGTCTCTCCACAAAGACGCTGCTGGCAATCTCTTTCTGGTTGGGATTATTCGAGATATCACAGAGCGTAAACGAGCGGAAGAAGCACTTAGACAAACGGCTGAAGATTTGACTCGTTCTAACCAGGAACTCAAACTTTCAGAAGATCGATTGCGTTATCTGGCTTATCATGACCCCCTAACTGGCCTTGCTAATCGTAAGCAGTTCCACGAACGCCTGAGTCAGTCTTTGACTTGGGCACAAAGCAATAATCAGTTGGTCGCACTCATGTTTATTGATTTAGATGGTTTTAAGCAGGTCAATGATACGTTGGGACATGATATTGGCGATCAACTGTTGAAGATTGTGGCTCAACGACTTACACATACTGTACGCAGTAGTGATATTGTCTCGCGTTTGGGAGGTGATGAGTTTACCGTGATTCTCTCCAATATTGCAAAAGTGGAATATGCCGCCCAAATTGCCGAGAAGATTTTAGAGAATCTGTCTCAAGTTTTTGTGTTAGATGGGCAAAATGTTTTTGTAACTGGCAGTATTGGAATTAGTATCTATCCCCATGATGGGGAAGAGGAGGAAACTTTAATTAAGAGTGCTGATTCCGCCATGTATCGCTCCAAACAACTCGGTCGAAATCAATATCAATTTGCTCATTCTTTATAG
- the thrC gene encoding threonine synthase, giving the protein MASTLSAADSSAFEGTAPRRLNWPGLIEAYRPYLPVSASTPVVTLQEGNTPLIPVPAIAQIIGKGVRVLVKFDGLNPTGSFKDRGMTMAISKAKEAGAKAVICASTGNTSASAAAYARRGGMRAFVLIPDGYVALGKLAQALLYGAEVLAIKGNFDQALNIVREMAESYPVTLVNSVNPYRLEGQKTGAFEVVDNLGDAPDWLCIPVGNAGNITAYWMGFCQYHQQGKCNRLPRMMGFQASGASPLVTGKIFTHPETVATAIRIGNPASWEKAIAAQQASQGQFNSVTDAEILEAYRLLASQEGIFCEPASAASVAGLLKVKDQVPPGSTVVCVLTGNGLKDPDTAINHSNNQFKPGIEPTTAAVAQAMGLKD; this is encoded by the coding sequence GTGGCTTCAACTCTGTCTGCTGCCGATTCCTCTGCCTTTGAAGGCACCGCTCCCCGGCGTCTGAACTGGCCGGGTTTAATTGAGGCATACCGTCCTTATTTACCAGTCAGCGCTTCGACTCCCGTGGTCACCCTGCAGGAGGGCAACACTCCGCTGATTCCTGTCCCGGCGATCGCCCAAATCATTGGCAAAGGGGTACGGGTACTGGTGAAATTTGACGGACTCAATCCCACCGGGAGCTTCAAAGACCGGGGGATGACTATGGCCATTTCTAAGGCAAAGGAAGCCGGAGCCAAGGCAGTAATCTGCGCGAGTACGGGTAACACCTCGGCATCAGCCGCCGCCTACGCCCGTCGTGGTGGGATGAGGGCATTTGTGTTGATTCCCGATGGATATGTGGCACTCGGTAAACTGGCGCAGGCTTTACTTTATGGGGCAGAAGTGCTCGCGATTAAGGGGAATTTTGACCAAGCGTTGAATATTGTGCGGGAGATGGCAGAAAGTTATCCTGTGACTTTGGTCAACTCCGTTAACCCCTATCGTTTAGAAGGCCAGAAGACAGGCGCGTTTGAGGTAGTCGATAATTTGGGCGATGCTCCGGATTGGCTGTGTATCCCAGTTGGAAATGCAGGAAATATCACAGCATATTGGATGGGTTTTTGTCAATACCATCAGCAGGGAAAATGTAACCGATTGCCTCGGATGATGGGATTTCAAGCCTCTGGAGCCTCTCCCTTGGTGACAGGCAAAATATTCACCCATCCGGAAACAGTGGCGACAGCGATTCGGATTGGAAATCCCGCGAGTTGGGAAAAAGCGATCGCCGCGCAACAAGCGAGTCAAGGACAATTTAATAGCGTCACCGATGCCGAAATTCTCGAAGCCTATCGGTTACTCGCCTCTCAAGAAGGAATTTTCTGTGAACCCGCCAGCGCCGCATCGGTAGCGGGTTTGTTAAAAGTCAAAGACCAAGTTCCCCCAGGATCAACAGTGGTGTGTGTGCTGACGGGTAATGGTCTTAAAGACCCAGATACGGCAATCAACCACAGCAATAACCAGTTCAAACCAGGAATTGAGCCAACCACAGCAGCAGTGGCTCAGGCAATGGGACTGAAGGATTAA
- a CDS encoding DEAD/DEAH box helicase has translation MTLSFKSLGLSEARVNQLEKLGFTAPTTIQTQAIPEILAGRDVVGQSQTGTGKTAAFSLPILEQIDLDNRVVQGLILTPTRELASQVADAIRDFSGNRRLSVLTVCGGQSIERQIKSLQRGAQLVVGTPGRVIDLLDRGDLRLDQVRWVVLDEADEMLSMGFIDDVKKILQQSPKERQTACFSATMPRPIRDLINNFLKSPITVTVEQPKATPSRIEQRVYMVPRGWTKAKALQPIMELEDPEAALIFVRTRKAAAELTSQLQAAGHSVDEYHGDLSQSQRERLLYRFKAGQVRWVVATDIAARGLDVDHLTHVINYDLPDQVESYIHRIGRTGRAGKTGTAITIIQPFDRRKLNLIERKVRQALVVSRIPTRSQIEAQRLEKLQNQLREALSGERMASFLPVVRDLSEEYDPHAIAAAALQMVYDQTQPAWMAGDYDDGSMVERPKIIKRQSDKPQPSVTPNRSR, from the coding sequence ATGACCCTTTCCTTTAAAAGCCTGGGCCTGTCTGAAGCTCGTGTCAATCAACTGGAAAAATTGGGCTTTACAGCACCAACCACCATTCAAACCCAAGCAATTCCCGAAATCCTAGCGGGGCGTGATGTCGTCGGTCAATCCCAAACGGGTACTGGCAAAACAGCGGCATTTTCGCTGCCCATACTAGAGCAGATTGACCTAGACAACCGAGTCGTACAAGGCTTAATTCTGACGCCAACGCGAGAGTTAGCCTCTCAAGTCGCTGATGCGATTCGTGACTTCTCTGGCAACCGCCGATTGTCAGTCCTGACAGTTTGTGGCGGTCAATCCATTGAACGGCAAATCAAAAGCCTGCAACGTGGCGCTCAACTCGTCGTGGGCACACCAGGACGGGTGATCGATTTACTCGACCGGGGTGACTTGAGATTGGATCAAGTGCGCTGGGTGGTGCTGGATGAAGCCGATGAAATGTTGAGCATGGGCTTTATTGATGATGTCAAGAAAATCCTCCAACAATCACCGAAAGAGCGTCAGACGGCTTGTTTCTCAGCCACCATGCCCCGCCCGATCCGGGATTTAATCAACAACTTCCTGAAATCACCCATTACCGTCACCGTTGAGCAACCCAAAGCAACCCCGTCGCGGATTGAACAACGCGTGTATATGGTGCCGCGTGGTTGGACCAAGGCCAAAGCACTCCAGCCCATCATGGAACTGGAAGACCCGGAAGCCGCATTAATTTTTGTGCGGACACGCAAAGCAGCGGCTGAACTAACCAGCCAATTGCAAGCCGCAGGTCACAGTGTAGATGAGTATCACGGCGACCTGAGCCAGTCCCAACGAGAGCGCTTGCTGTACCGCTTCAAGGCCGGTCAGGTGCGCTGGGTTGTGGCAACCGATATTGCCGCACGCGGCTTAGATGTGGATCACCTCACCCATGTGATTAATTACGACCTGCCTGATCAGGTGGAAAGTTATATTCACCGCATCGGTCGTACCGGTCGCGCGGGCAAGACGGGGACGGCAATTACCATAATTCAACCGTTTGACCGTCGCAAGCTGAACCTGATTGAGCGAAAAGTGCGGCAAGCCTTGGTCGTTTCCCGCATTCCGACGCGCTCCCAAATTGAGGCGCAGCGTTTGGAAAAACTGCAAAACCAGTTGCGCGAAGCCCTTTCAGGGGAACGGATGGCCTCCTTCCTACCAGTGGTGCGCGATTTGAGTGAGGAATACGATCCCCATGCGATCGCAGCCGCTGCCCTGCAAATGGTCTACGACCAAACCCAACCCGCTTGGATGGCAGGTGATTATGATGATGGGTCGATGGTGGAACGGCCGAAAATCATCAAGCGTCAGAGCGACAAGCCCCAACCCTCTGTAACACCGAACCGTTCACGATAA
- a CDS encoding WD40 repeat domain-containing protein, with amino-acid sequence MSSDKEEKKKSIVPVGEPRLIRYSSRLIQRGLDLAKELDKSEAGLEVSRQTSEITTPQKLIWKCIRTLIGHLNVYSVAISPDGQTLASCGDDKTIKIWNLNTGDLLRTFTGHSDIVWSVTFSPDGQILASCSEDKTVKIWKLDTGELLSTLLGHSEAVVSITFSPDGKILVSGSGDKTVKVWNLSTGTQLHTLSGYSGAILWLAISPNGQTLVTGSEYSGIKLWELATGNFLGTFSELYFLATISLDGKTLAYASDWNSSRTIELWNLESDELLCYLATESEVNNQYSSIAVSSEGKNVAGGTEDGTIKIFDRDIGKLIYILCGHSKSVLSVTFSPDGQTLVSGGSDGSINIWRMSPSAETEDTIRQTQLWNCVHTLTGHSSNVSSVAISSDGQTLASGSWDNTIKLWNLHTGKRLHTLDAHSSSVLSVVISPDGQKLASGHSGGLLDRSFGSINIWDLNTGELLHNIGGYGEVLAINPSEKTLVSSSFSSTTSPTLIDVWSLDTGERLRTFSTKQFDHMCFSIGLSSPLPDFCFKIESLAISSDGQMLASGTNDGKIHLWNLYTGEIVHTFTGHLFEVVSVTFNPDGQFLASASEDGTVKLWDLHTKALVHTLPAGFSDIDDPTSVRLVAFSSNGQTLASASWAFMTWNVSTGERLYTSGSGIVSSVVAFSPHQQTIVSGFGNDIEVWQLSPVTMIGVSDPTA; translated from the coding sequence ATGAGTAGTGACAAGGAGGAAAAGAAGAAAAGTATTGTTCCAGTAGGTGAGCCGAGGCTGATAAGGTATTCTTCTCGTTTGATTCAAAGGGGATTGGATTTAGCGAAGGAACTGGATAAATCTGAGGCAGGCTTAGAGGTTTCCAGGCAGACAAGTGAAATTACCACGCCTCAAAAGCTGATTTGGAAATGTATACGCACTCTCATAGGGCATTTGAACGTTTATTCTGTAGCTATCAGCCCTGATGGTCAGACCCTTGCCAGTTGTGGTGATGATAAGACTATCAAGATTTGGAACCTGAACACAGGCGACTTACTTCGTACCTTTACGGGGCATTCAGATATAGTTTGGTCTGTCACCTTTAGTCCCGATGGACAAATCCTTGCTAGTTGCAGTGAAGATAAAACAGTAAAGATATGGAAGCTGGATACCGGGGAGTTGCTCAGTACACTATTAGGGCACTCAGAGGCAGTAGTGTCTATCACTTTTAGTCCTGATGGAAAAATCCTTGTCAGTGGTAGTGGAGACAAAACAGTTAAAGTATGGAATTTAAGTACAGGAACACAACTACATACTCTCTCAGGGTATTCAGGTGCGATCCTTTGGCTTGCTATCAGTCCTAATGGTCAGACTCTTGTCACTGGAAGTGAATATAGTGGAATAAAACTTTGGGAGCTGGCTACAGGAAATTTTCTGGGTACTTTTTCGGAGTTATATTTTCTAGCCACCATTAGCCTTGATGGAAAGACGCTCGCCTATGCTAGTGATTGGAACAGTTCAAGAACCATTGAATTATGGAATCTGGAAAGTGATGAACTGCTGTGTTATTTGGCAACTGAAAGCGAGGTTAACAACCAGTATAGTTCTATCGCTGTCAGTTCTGAAGGTAAAAACGTTGCTGGTGGCACTGAAGACGGGACAATAAAAATTTTTGATCGGGACATTGGCAAACTAATTTATATCCTCTGTGGGCATTCAAAATCGGTTCTGTCTGTAACTTTTAGCCCTGATGGTCAGACCCTAGTTAGTGGGGGTTCGGATGGCTCTATCAATATTTGGCGAATGTCCCCTTCTGCTGAAACAGAAGATACAATACGTCAAACACAGCTTTGGAATTGTGTACACACCCTCACTGGACATTCAAGCAATGTTTCGTCAGTTGCTATCAGTTCTGATGGGCAGACCCTCGCGAGTGGCAGTTGGGATAATACGATCAAGCTTTGGAATCTACATACTGGGAAGCGACTACACACCCTTGATGCTCATTCAAGCTCGGTTCTCTCTGTCGTCATCAGTCCCGATGGGCAGAAACTTGCTAGTGGTCACTCTGGAGGCTTGTTAGATCGATCCTTCGGCTCAATAAACATTTGGGATCTTAATACTGGAGAACTCCTACATAACATAGGTGGATATGGTGAAGTTCTTGCCATCAATCCTAGTGAGAAGACTTTAGTTAGCAGCTCATTCAGCAGCACGACATCTCCAACTTTAATAGATGTCTGGAGTTTAGATACAGGAGAACGGCTGCGTACCTTCTCTACTAAGCAGTTCGATCACATGTGCTTCTCAATCGGTCTTAGTAGCCCTCTGCCTGATTTTTGTTTCAAAATCGAATCTCTTGCTATTAGTTCCGATGGACAAATGCTTGCTAGTGGTACGAACGACGGTAAGATTCATCTATGGAATTTATACACTGGGGAGATAGTTCACACTTTCACTGGGCATTTGTTCGAGGTCGTTTCTGTAACATTTAATCCAGATGGACAGTTTCTTGCTAGCGCTAGTGAGGACGGAACAGTTAAACTCTGGGACTTGCACACCAAAGCTTTGGTTCATACTCTTCCAGCAGGTTTCAGTGACATCGACGATCCAACCAGTGTTCGTTTAGTTGCTTTCAGCTCAAATGGGCAAACTCTTGCTAGTGCCAGTTGGGCATTTATGACGTGGAATGTGAGTACTGGGGAGCGTCTCTACACTTCTGGTTCCGGGATAGTTAGCTCTGTTGTTGCGTTCAGTCCCCATCAGCAGACTATTGTTAGTGGCTTTGGTAACGACATTGAGGTTTGGCAGTTGTCTCCAGTGACGATGATAGGGGTTAGTGACCCTACAGCTTAG
- a CDS encoding vitamin K epoxide reductase family protein, with translation MSRRRSAPWIHRWSRQLIGAIALLGVLDTAYLTLIEYGVFQKVAGCPTTGPINCQAVLESSYAKVFGVPLSLFGLVSYAAIALFAFAPQLLKSSEQKDLRSDVENWTWLLIFAGSIAMVVFSGYLVYLMSFKIKAFCIYCLASALFSITLLVLAILGRAWEDIGQLLFTGILVGMVAIIGTLGAYAQGGGAPAKTIGSRTPIPVATTTPQPVIGWEVTTTSGEAETDLARHLAKVGAKEYGAYWCPHCYEQKQLFGKPAYKELNYVECSTDGKNAQPQVCKEAGVKYFPSWQINGELTSGVKTLEELADLTNYQGSRNFKYTLPGQSTQ, from the coding sequence ATGAGTCGCCGACGTTCTGCTCCCTGGATTCACCGTTGGTCTCGTCAGCTAATCGGCGCGATCGCACTTCTCGGTGTTCTAGACACTGCCTATCTCACGCTAATCGAGTATGGGGTTTTCCAAAAAGTAGCGGGGTGCCCGACTACTGGCCCGATCAACTGCCAAGCTGTTTTGGAGAGCAGCTATGCCAAGGTGTTCGGTGTGCCTTTGAGCTTGTTTGGTCTTGTGTCCTATGCGGCTATTGCCCTGTTTGCTTTCGCTCCTCAATTGCTGAAATCATCCGAGCAAAAAGACCTCCGCAGCGATGTGGAGAACTGGACTTGGCTGCTGATATTTGCCGGTAGCATCGCTATGGTGGTTTTCAGTGGTTACTTGGTATACCTGATGTCCTTTAAAATCAAGGCATTTTGTATCTACTGCTTAGCCTCAGCTCTGTTCTCCATTACCCTATTGGTGCTGGCAATCCTAGGTCGTGCGTGGGAGGATATTGGCCAACTCTTGTTCACGGGTATTTTGGTTGGCATGGTAGCCATCATTGGGACTTTGGGAGCTTACGCCCAAGGGGGTGGTGCGCCAGCCAAGACCATCGGTTCTCGCACCCCAATTCCTGTTGCCACTACCACGCCACAACCCGTAATTGGTTGGGAAGTCACAACAACCTCTGGTGAAGCTGAAACCGATCTAGCGCGTCATCTGGCAAAAGTGGGTGCCAAGGAATACGGTGCCTACTGGTGTCCTCACTGCTATGAGCAGAAGCAGCTTTTCGGGAAACCTGCCTACAAGGAACTCAACTATGTTGAGTGTTCCACTGATGGCAAAAATGCTCAGCCACAAGTCTGTAAAGAAGCTGGCGTTAAATATTTCCCTAGCTGGCAAATTAACGGTGAATTGACCTCTGGCGTGAAAACTCTCGAAGAACTTGCTGATTTGACCAACTATCAAGGTTCACGAAACTTCAAATACACGTTGCCAGGACAGTCAACCCAATGA
- the rimO gene encoding 30S ribosomal protein S12 methylthiotransferase RimO, giving the protein MGNKPTIAISHLGCEKNRIDTEHMLGLLVQAGYPVDTNEELADYVIVNTCSFIGAAREESVRTLVELAEADKKIVVTGCMAQHFQAELLDELPEAVAVVGTGDYNKIVDVIQRVEAGERVKQVSAQPTYIADETTPRYRTTSEGVAYLRVAEGCDYRCAFCIIPHLRGKQRSRTIESIVAEAKQLAFEGVQEIILISQITTNYGLDLYGEPKLAELLRALGQVNIPWIRMHYAYPTGLTPAVIQAIQETPNVLPYLDLPLQHSHPEILRAMNRPWQGQVNDRIIERLKTALPDAVLRTTFIVGFPGETDEHFDHLLQFVQRHEFDHVGVFTFSPEEGTSAYNLPNQLPQDVMDARRDALMAAQQPISWKRNQACVGKVVDVLIEQEHPETGELIGRSTRFAPEVDGLIYVQGNAPLGTIVGVEITDADAYDLYGSVVPHSSSVVKGLQVAL; this is encoded by the coding sequence ATGGGCAACAAGCCAACTATCGCAATTTCTCATTTGGGCTGCGAAAAAAATCGCATCGACACGGAACACATGCTGGGCCTACTGGTTCAAGCCGGTTATCCGGTCGATACTAATGAAGAGTTAGCGGATTATGTTATTGTAAATACCTGTAGTTTTATTGGAGCAGCTCGTGAAGAGTCTGTCCGCACCCTGGTCGAATTAGCAGAAGCTGATAAAAAAATTGTCGTTACTGGCTGTATGGCGCAACACTTCCAGGCCGAACTCTTGGATGAGTTGCCTGAAGCTGTGGCAGTAGTTGGGACAGGCGATTATAACAAAATCGTAGATGTGATTCAACGAGTAGAAGCGGGCGAACGCGTTAAGCAAGTTTCGGCACAACCGACATATATTGCTGACGAGACAACTCCGCGCTACCGAACGACCTCGGAGGGTGTTGCTTACCTACGGGTAGCTGAAGGGTGTGACTACCGCTGTGCGTTCTGTATCATTCCCCATCTTCGGGGAAAACAGCGCTCGCGCACGATTGAATCCATCGTCGCGGAAGCCAAACAACTGGCTTTTGAAGGCGTGCAGGAAATCATTTTGATTTCTCAAATTACGACCAACTACGGTTTAGACCTTTATGGCGAACCGAAGTTAGCAGAACTCTTACGAGCGTTAGGTCAAGTGAACATCCCTTGGATTCGGATGCACTACGCCTATCCAACGGGTTTGACCCCAGCCGTAATTCAGGCCATTCAGGAAACCCCGAATGTCCTTCCTTACCTGGATTTACCCCTACAACACTCCCATCCAGAAATCCTGCGCGCCATGAACCGCCCCTGGCAGGGACAGGTGAATGACAGGATTATTGAGCGCCTCAAAACAGCACTGCCCGATGCAGTGCTGCGGACAACCTTTATCGTCGGGTTTCCTGGTGAAACAGACGAACACTTCGATCACTTACTCCAGTTTGTCCAGCGCCATGAGTTTGACCATGTAGGTGTCTTTACCTTTTCTCCGGAAGAGGGTACCTCGGCCTACAACTTGCCAAACCAACTACCCCAAGACGTAATGGATGCCCGTCGGGATGCCCTGATGGCAGCTCAGCAGCCCATCTCCTGGAAAAGGAATCAGGCTTGTGTCGGTAAGGTGGTTGATGTCTTGATTGAGCAAGAACACCCTGAAACAGGTGAATTAATTGGTCGCTCTACTCGATTTGCCCCTGAGGTAGATGGATTGATTTACGTCCAAGGCAATGCTCCCTTGGGCACAATCGTGGGAGTGGAAATTACTGATGCGGATGCCTACGACCTGTATGGTTCTGTAGTCCCTCATTCTTCGTCAGTTGTTAAAGGATTACAGGTGGCTCTTTAG